In a genomic window of Salmo trutta chromosome 32, fSalTru1.1, whole genome shotgun sequence:
- the LOC115171429 gene encoding noggin-3-like produces the protein MDQSQHFVAMYLLMLSLGLIIEEGLCQHYYLLRPIPSDSLPLVELKEDPDPVFDPKERDLNETELKSVLGDFDSRLMSITPPQDKYTGNDELDDLDIQQKPSGVMPNEIKAMDFDVQFGKKHKPSKKLKRRLQQWLWSFSFCPVIYTWNDLGNRFWPRYVRVGNCQSKRSCSVPEGMVCKPANSTHFTILRWRCIQKKGGLKCTWIPVQYPMITECKCACSN, from the coding sequence ATGGATCAATCACAGCATTTTGTAGCAATGTACTTGCTGATGTTGTCCCTCGGACTTATAATAGAAGAAGGGCTATGCCAGCATTATTACCTCCTCCGTCCTATCCCGAGTGACAGTTTGCCACTTGTGGAATTAAAAGAGGACCCAGATCCTGTCTTTGACCCAAAAGAGAGGGACCTCAATGAAACCGAACTGAAAAGTGTATTGGGGGACTTTGATAGTCGCTTGATGTCTATTACACCACCACAGGATAAATACACTGGCAACGATGAGCTTGACGATTTGGACATTCAACAGAAGCCTAGTGGAGTGATGCCGAATGAAATCAAAGCAATGGATTTTGACGTACAGTTTGGCAAGAAGCACAAACCCAGTAAAAAACTGAAACGGAGGCTGCAGCAGTGGCTGTGGTCATTCTCGTTCTGCCCCGTCATTTATACATGGAACGACCTTGGCAACAGATTTTGGCCACGTTATGTGAGAGTGGGAAACTGTCAAAGCAAAAGATCATGTTCGGTTCCAGAGGGGATGGTCTGCAAACCAGCAAACTCGACTCATTTTACGATATTGAGATGGCGATGTATACAGAAGAAAGGGGGCCTCAAATGTACTTGGATACCAGTTCAATACCCCATGATAACCGAATGCAAATGCGCCTGCTCGAACTGA